The sequence tcgtgattacgagatcattctcccacaatatttcctaatgtcatttgtactaaatcattcacttgtactcactaaaggagagcttgaacctatgtacttgtgtaaacccttcacaattaatgagaactcttctattccgtggacgtagccaatctgggtgaaccacgtacatcttgtgtttgctttcctatctctatccatttatatacttatccacactaatgaccggagcaatctagcgaagatcacaaaaagtgaccgttttcgctacctaggatctatcttgcaagagaacggagaattagatggagatctcaaccatagaatacgagctggatggatgaagtgtaagagcgcatccggcgtgttgtgtgaccgtcgtaggccactgaagctcaagcgaaaattttataggacggcaataaggccagcgatgttgtatggcacagaatgttgggcggtgaagcatcaacacgtacacaaaatgggtgtagcggagatgaggatgcttcgtgggatgtgtgggcacacgagaaaggataagattgagaatgaggatatccgaggtaaagtaggagtagccgaaattgtaggaaagatgagagaaaatcggctccggtgatttggacatgtgcaaagaaggccgactgacgctccggttcgaagatgtgactacgggacagaggttcagggccgaaggggtagaggaagacctaggaaaactttggaagagactctaagaaaagacttagagtacttggatctaacggaggacatgacacaaaaccgagcgcaatggcattctaggattcatatagccgaccccacttagtgggaaaaggctttgttgttgttgttgttgtatactaACATCACAGCCATGTAAATATAGCATACcctatttaaaaatttaaaaataaataaataaaccccaattttctcctcctcttcctctctctccattCCCCACATTCTCCTACCTTTTCTCTTCCCTTTTCTttatttgtctttttcttttttgaatagTTATCCATGCTATTAATGAGAAGCTgtagcaaaataaaaaacaaatttagtTGCACACGTGGAGGACGTGTGCCGATTGCTAGTTATATGTTACAGATTCACATCCACTATTATTACATTTAACGACCCAGTGACATATCTCTCTCTACGTGGAAGGTCTTATGTTTGACTCCCCAACCCCGTATAGTATGTTCGAAACCAAATTACACATGACTTATTGTGAGACCTAACTCAAATACTACATACCCTAATATTTTTGTATCTCAAAAGAGAGCAAAGATTCACATGAATGctataattataattatactGGGTGGGTTTGAAATCTAATATAATATAAGTCGATGTTCCAAATATTGTTTTTCATAGGAGTAATCATAATCCTTCAATGTCATTATAAGTCAAAGACTAAAAGATGCACTGATAGTTGATACATATACAAGTCAAATATAGAAGGCTTGAGTACACAATCTTTTCTTTTTCGCTTCAATGTAGATTCAGTTTTATTGTTTATGGCGTGTTGGCTTTTATGTAAATATCCTATACAGACTGTGCTCAAGAGAACGCAACTCGATAACGAACGTGGCTTACAAAGATGATCCAACCATCTTTGCGTGGGAACTAATAAATGAACCTCGTTATTTTGAGTTATGACGGGACAAGTGGTAAATTTACACATATAtgagtggtgggaaattttattttttaagttattaactttttagcatacatatcctactatttgtataatgccacgtgatgtaccatctcGTGTACCgtttacattgaaaaatctctcgtcaaTCTGATGTCTCCAGTTTTGTATTTTTACATTTATGTTTTGCTTTTCAACTTTTTTAGTTGTAAAATACGGTTTAGTGGAATCTGAACACCTTAATAAGTATTAATCTGTACAGCAATGGGTGAAAAAaagggaggcagattctctgcccgtGCCCTCCTGGTTGTATGgttacggttaaaccacgtcaacattttatattactattcttttttgtcttattatctctataaaaaaaatataaaatattgatgtgacttaaccgtgactatACAAAACAGGAGGGTATGGGAGGGCACAGGaaggaagtgggagggcagagaatctgcctccgaAAGAAAGGTGCTGCACACGTTAAGTCCATTGACAGTCAGCATTTACTAGAGATAGGGCTTGAAGGATTTTACGGGCAAACAACGCCGGACAAGATGCAGTTCACTCCTGGTAACGAAGAGTATGGATCTGAATTCACTGCCAGCAACTTGCTTCCCCAGATCGATCTCGCCACTATACATATCTACGCTGAGCAATGGTACATACAAAATCGCTAAAATGGACAGTTCACGCTTTAAATTATTCAAACTGTTGGGACTCATTCATTGATTCCAATAATATGGACTGTCAAGTTTATAAAATCTTTTTACGTACCAtgcatatatacaataatattaAGAGTCACCAACTATACGAGAACCGCAACTGCAGGTTATCGGGGTCAAGCGAAGAGGCTCAAGAGGCTTTTGTAGACAAATGGGTGCAGGAACACATTCAAGACAGCAATACAGTAGTTAAGAAACCACTGATTTTGGGAGAATTTGGCAAGTCTTATAAATTACCAGGGTACAGCATAGAAAAGAGGAACACCTACATTGCTAAACTATACAATGGCATATACAACAGTGCCAGTACCGGTGGCTCATGTGTGGGTGGGCTTTTCTGGCAGCTGATGGCTCAAGGAATGGAGAATTTTGGGGATGGATACGAAGTCGTTTTGGAGGAGAGCCCTACTACTGCCAATGTCATTGATCGGCAGTCCAGGAAGCTTGGTGGGTTATAGACTAGTATTCTTGCAATTAATGTCTCAATAATTGACATTGTGCATAATAATCTCTATGATTTTAGCTTTCTTAATTAAAGAAGCTTGAATGTAATGGTGGTGGTTTTTTCATCAGCAATATATAAACTGCTTCGTAGATTAGTTAACTTTTAGGTGGTGAAAATGAATAATTTCATTTAGCATGAAAAAGTAACATTACTGTTCACACACGCTCTAATATAACTGGAACTCATTTGTATAGAGAGTGAATTATCAATGACAATTGATAACATTACTCAGAGAAAATTGTCAAATTTTACACAAGCACTCCAATGTTTTTGCCAAGAAATTgtattaaaacaaaataaatcttttgagaaatttttacaTGTATGGGAACTTTCTACTATCATTCATACGTTATAATATAGGTGAAAAACATAGTTAACTTAAAGTATataataaaaactaataaaTATGGAAACTTTAAACAACattccaaaaaattattttgcacTCATCACAAGTGtagttttctttctaattatagaaatttTGGAATGCAAAATGGATTTTGAGAGTGTTAATAATAATTTTCGTGAAAATTATATATATCATATTATTATGTTAGTATAATAGTAAAaccacaacttttcttttccatcaaaaaataaaaaataaaaaaagtaaaaccaCGTGTTGAACCTAAAAACTAACAAGCCTGAAACGCCCTGATCCTGATATTCCCTGAACACCAGGATAGGCACATGCTAGCCGAcatccgagggtgacgaaagccatttgtTGAATGCAAATGCCGAGAACTATGAATATATATGAGACttgtaaatttaaatataatgaatatgcatttaaggaacatgttcagagcacatatctaatctagaacactaaaagaaataatataaaaattgaatgaacaaggaATGGGTCGTACActaagaggactcgaagatgccgatgcggaagtgccttgacaTCAAGATTGTACGCCTCAATTTTAAGTCCtgagggggcacaaaacaaacatgagtggaccaagttgacatatatataataaaacagttatcaacatactagcccccaaagttttat is a genomic window of Malus domestica chromosome 09, GDT2T_hap1 containing:
- the LOC139187783 gene encoding mannan endo-1,4-beta-mannosidase 4-like; protein product: MGGHRKEVGGQRICLRKKGAAHVKSIDSQHLLEIGLEGFYGQTTPDKMQFTPGNEEYGSEFTASNLLPQIDLATIHIYAEQWLSGSSEEAQEAFVDKWVQEHIQDSNTVVKKPLILGEFGKSYKLPGYSIEKRNTYIAKLYNGIYNSASTGGSCVGGLFWQLMAQGMENFGDGYEVVLEESPTTANVIDRQSRKLGGL